The following are from one region of the Mycolicibacterium diernhoferi genome:
- a CDS encoding lipopolysaccharide biosynthesis protein, giving the protein MTESTEPAVAKPGSPHLSRALWAAFWMYGGRACGMVWTLAIVAQLGIADYGKYAMAYAVYSLIGSPLDNVFVVRSVRESEAHFLADRATRYLLGVALMLVGLALLEVNYVAAFGLFVSGGELTLKAWESRPLRDGRPHRAAQIDTGRQFASVVPACIYLFVVPDPTLQTATMILVAPYALVALGVGPMALRHRPGMPGSPRVIAILVGETFSIMAGVQGDLLLLGWLTNDTVAGYYGICTTVTLAIVAVGQTFGMSYNQVLREGEGNVAAGPPLKGTILLGVAAGALVLITGLVMMVVPVVPQELAVAMTIMSLFCGMRTVAMVFQAVLYNQHRDGVRLIANSVIVPVKLGLVLALYGLGAVGAAIASVIGDALLMAIYLRVLYRKPVSEEPAT; this is encoded by the coding sequence GTGACTGAGTCGACCGAACCCGCGGTCGCGAAGCCTGGTTCGCCACATCTGTCGCGCGCCCTGTGGGCGGCGTTCTGGATGTACGGCGGACGTGCCTGCGGAATGGTCTGGACGCTGGCCATCGTCGCCCAGCTCGGTATCGCCGACTACGGCAAGTACGCCATGGCGTACGCGGTCTACTCGCTGATCGGGTCGCCGCTGGACAACGTGTTCGTGGTCCGGTCGGTGCGCGAGTCGGAGGCACACTTCCTGGCCGACCGGGCCACCCGGTATCTGCTCGGTGTCGCGCTGATGCTGGTGGGCCTCGCCCTGCTCGAGGTGAACTACGTCGCGGCGTTCGGCCTGTTCGTCTCCGGCGGCGAGCTGACCCTGAAAGCCTGGGAGAGTCGCCCGCTGCGGGACGGTCGGCCGCACCGGGCGGCCCAGATCGACACCGGCCGACAGTTCGCCAGCGTGGTGCCGGCGTGTATCTACCTGTTCGTCGTCCCGGATCCGACGCTGCAGACCGCGACGATGATCCTGGTCGCGCCCTACGCGCTGGTGGCGCTGGGGGTGGGGCCGATGGCGTTGCGGCACCGGCCCGGGATGCCGGGATCTCCGCGGGTGATCGCCATCCTGGTCGGCGAGACCTTCTCGATCATGGCCGGTGTGCAGGGCGATCTGCTGCTGCTCGGGTGGCTGACCAACGACACCGTCGCCGGTTACTACGGCATCTGCACCACGGTCACCCTCGCCATCGTCGCGGTCGGCCAGACCTTCGGCATGTCCTACAACCAGGTGCTGCGCGAAGGAGAGGGCAATGTGGCGGCCGGACCGCCGCTGAAGGGCACGATATTGCTCGGTGTGGCCGCCGGGGCGCTGGTGCTCATCACCGGCCTGGTCATGATGGTGGTGCCGGTGGTGCCGCAGGAGCTGGCGGTCGCGATGACGATCATGTCGCTGTTCTGCGGTATGCGCACCGTCGCCATGGTGTTCCAGGCGGTGCTCTACAACCAGCACCGCGACGGTGTCCGGCTGATCGCCAACTCGGTCATCGTCCCGGTCAAGCTGGGCCTGGTGCTGGCGCTGTACGGGCTCGGCGCCGTGGGTGCGGCGATCGCCTCCGTCATCGGCGATGCCCTGTTGATGGCCATCTACCTGCGGGTGCTCTACCGCAAACCGGTCTCGGAAGAGCCCGCGACATGA
- a CDS encoding acyl-CoA carboxylase subunit beta — MTSTIEPAAEHVPDIHTTAGKLADLRKRAEEALHPVGEAAVEKVHAKGKLTARERIYALLDEGSFVELDALAKHRSTNFGLQKNRPLGDGVVTGYGTIDGREVCVFSQDATVFGGSLGEVYGEKIVKVQELAIKTGRPLIGINDGAGARIQEGVVSLGLYSKIFHNNIKASGVIPQISLIMGAAAGGHVYSPALTDFIVMVDQTSQMFITGPDVIKTVTGEDVTMEELGGAQTHMAKSGTVHYVASGEQDALDYVRDLLGYLPLNNYADPPRYPVPAPTGSIEENLTGEDIELDTLIPDSPNQPYDMHEVISRILDDDEFLEVQAGYAQNIIIGFGRVDGRSVGIVANQPTQFAGCLDIKASEKAARFIRTCDAFNIPIVLLVDVPGFLPGTGQEFDGIIRRGAKLLYAYGEATVPKITVITRKSYGGAYCVMGSKDMGADVVVAWPTAQIAVMGASGAVGFVYRSELKQAAAEGQDVDALRLELQQTYEDTLVNPYIAAERGYVDAVIPPSHTRGYVATSLRLLERKISQVPPKKHGNIPL, encoded by the coding sequence ATGACGAGCACTATCGAGCCGGCGGCAGAGCACGTACCGGACATTCACACCACGGCCGGCAAGCTGGCCGACCTGCGCAAGCGCGCGGAAGAGGCGCTGCACCCGGTGGGTGAGGCGGCGGTCGAGAAGGTGCATGCCAAGGGCAAGCTGACCGCCCGCGAGCGCATCTACGCACTGCTGGACGAGGGCTCGTTCGTCGAACTCGACGCGCTGGCCAAGCACCGCAGCACCAACTTCGGTCTGCAGAAGAACCGCCCGCTCGGCGACGGTGTGGTGACCGGCTACGGCACCATCGACGGCCGCGAGGTCTGCGTGTTCAGCCAGGACGCCACGGTGTTCGGCGGCAGCCTCGGCGAGGTCTACGGCGAGAAGATCGTCAAGGTCCAGGAGCTGGCCATCAAGACCGGCCGCCCGCTGATCGGCATCAACGACGGCGCCGGCGCCCGCATCCAGGAGGGTGTGGTCTCGCTCGGGCTGTACAGCAAGATCTTCCACAACAACATCAAGGCCTCCGGTGTGATCCCGCAGATCTCGCTGATCATGGGTGCCGCCGCGGGTGGTCACGTGTACTCCCCCGCGCTGACCGACTTCATCGTCATGGTCGACCAGACCAGCCAGATGTTCATCACCGGCCCCGATGTCATCAAGACCGTCACCGGCGAGGACGTCACCATGGAGGAGCTGGGCGGCGCCCAGACCCACATGGCCAAGTCCGGCACCGTGCACTACGTCGCCTCCGGTGAACAGGACGCCCTGGACTACGTCCGCGACCTGCTGGGCTACCTGCCGCTGAACAACTACGCCGATCCGCCGCGGTACCCGGTGCCCGCACCGACGGGTTCCATCGAAGAGAACCTCACCGGCGAGGACATCGAACTCGACACGCTGATCCCGGATTCGCCGAACCAGCCGTACGACATGCACGAGGTCATCTCGCGCATCCTCGACGATGACGAGTTCCTCGAGGTGCAGGCCGGGTACGCCCAGAACATCATCATCGGGTTCGGCCGGGTTGACGGTCGTTCCGTCGGCATCGTCGCCAATCAGCCGACCCAGTTCGCCGGCTGCCTGGACATCAAGGCCTCCGAGAAGGCCGCCCGCTTCATCCGCACCTGCGACGCCTTCAACATCCCGATCGTGCTGCTGGTCGACGTTCCCGGGTTCCTGCCCGGCACCGGCCAGGAGTTCGACGGCATCATCCGCCGCGGCGCCAAGCTGCTGTACGCCTACGGCGAGGCGACCGTCCCCAAGATCACCGTCATCACCCGCAAGTCCTACGGCGGCGCGTACTGCGTGATGGGTTCCAAGGACATGGGCGCCGACGTGGTGGTCGCCTGGCCGACCGCCCAGATCGCGGTCATGGGCGCCTCCGGCGCGGTCGGCTTCGTCTACCGCTCCGAGCTCAAGCAGGCCGCCGCCGAGGGCCAGGACGTGGACGCGCTGCGCCTGGAGCTGCAGCAGACCTACGAGGACACCCTGGTGAACCCGTACATCGCCGCCGAGCGCGGTTACGTCGACGCGGTCATCCCGCCGTCGCACACCCGCGGCTACGTGGCGACCTCGCTGCGCCTGCTGGAGCGCAAGATCAGCCAGGTACCGCCGAAGAAGCACGGGAACATTCCGCTGTGA
- a CDS encoding acyl-CoA carboxylase subunit epsilon encodes MSEPKETVAVPDTETATAAHEPHIKVLKGEPTAEDLAALIGVLSAAGGGPGEPAVTEANLWGHPVDRLRYQSHSWQRVTLLERTHLRR; translated from the coding sequence GTGAGCGAGCCGAAGGAGACGGTGGCTGTGCCTGATACGGAGACCGCGACCGCGGCGCACGAGCCGCACATCAAGGTGCTCAAGGGTGAGCCGACCGCCGAAGACCTGGCCGCACTGATCGGTGTGCTGTCGGCGGCGGGTGGCGGCCCGGGTGAGCCGGCCGTCACCGAGGCGAACCTGTGGGGGCATCCGGTGGACCGGCTGCGCTACCAGAGCCACAGCTGGCAGCGGGTGACCCTGCTGGAGCGGACCCACCTGCGGAGGTGA
- a CDS encoding glycosyltransferase, whose amino-acid sequence MTTQRAYDGVDGPRVVIAHDYLTQRGGAEKVVLSMSKAFPDAPIYTLLYDPAGTYPEFADRDVRVSPLNRLAFFRKQHRAALPLLPAAASSMFVDADVVVTSSSGWAHGFRTNGAKLVHCHTPAHWLYTPDMYLKDQGDGIKRGLLKVAGPALKAWDRRAARTVDRYLAVSTMIKDRIEGAYGIEADVLPSPVAMRTDVEVEPVPAVAEWATEDQPFYLCVSRLMPYKNVDKVVRAFAGSDRRLVVVGRGPEAGHIESIRTPNVALLSDLTDAQMAWLYQSCRALIAASYEDYGLTPIEAAVWGKPAVVLRWGGFLDTVIDGVTGTFFDEPQADSIAAALDRFATLSFDPQLICKHADQFTEQRYSQRLYEAVDGLVAPC is encoded by the coding sequence GTGACGACTCAGCGCGCTTACGACGGCGTGGACGGTCCCCGCGTGGTGATCGCACACGACTACCTGACCCAGCGCGGGGGCGCCGAGAAGGTCGTGCTGTCCATGAGCAAGGCGTTTCCCGATGCACCGATCTACACCCTGCTCTACGACCCGGCCGGCACCTACCCCGAATTCGCCGACCGCGATGTGCGGGTGTCGCCGCTGAACCGGCTCGCGTTCTTCCGCAAGCAGCACCGCGCGGCGCTGCCGCTCCTGCCGGCGGCCGCGTCGTCGATGTTCGTCGACGCCGATGTGGTGGTGACCAGCAGCAGCGGCTGGGCGCACGGTTTCCGCACGAACGGCGCCAAGCTGGTGCACTGCCACACCCCGGCGCACTGGCTCTACACCCCGGACATGTACCTCAAGGACCAGGGCGACGGCATCAAACGCGGCCTGCTGAAGGTGGCCGGACCGGCGCTGAAGGCGTGGGACCGTCGCGCCGCGCGGACGGTGGACCGGTATCTGGCGGTTTCGACGATGATCAAGGACCGCATCGAGGGCGCCTATGGCATCGAGGCGGACGTGCTGCCCTCGCCGGTGGCGATGCGCACCGACGTCGAGGTGGAGCCGGTGCCGGCCGTCGCCGAGTGGGCGACCGAGGACCAGCCGTTCTACCTGTGCGTGTCCCGGCTGATGCCCTATAAGAACGTCGACAAGGTGGTCCGTGCCTTCGCCGGCAGCGACCGCCGGCTGGTGGTGGTGGGCCGCGGCCCGGAGGCCGGTCACATCGAGTCGATCCGCACCCCGAACGTGGCACTGCTCTCGGACCTGACCGACGCGCAGATGGCCTGGCTGTATCAGTCGTGCCGGGCCCTGATCGCGGCCAGCTACGAGGACTACGGCCTGACCCCGATCGAGGCCGCGGTGTGGGGCAAACCCGCGGTGGTGCTGCGCTGGGGAGGCTTCCTGGACACCGTGATCGACGGCGTCACCGGGACATTCTTCGATGAGCCGCAAGCGGATTCGATCGCCGCGGCCCTGGACCGTTTCGCCACCCTGAGCTTCGACCCGCAGCTCATCTGCAAGCACGCGGACCAGTTCACCGAGCAGCGTTATTCGCAACGTCTCTACGAGGCGGTCGACGGACTCGTTGCACCGTGCTGA
- a CDS encoding acyltransferase: protein MFREPASADPADIARKKAAAPALRMAPKSEYVLDENNRVTHYKMQSLGFVPKAKNRIGELVFNLLVTYIPSHRIRQGFLRLCGAKIGKHCSILRGTTVLDPAYLTIGDGVAIGFRCMLDARAGIYIGNQVTIASDVQIIGGGHDVNHPDFLPVPIPTVICDYVWIASRAMVLPSLVGRGAVVAAQALVTKDVEELSIVGGVPAKVIGKRDPDVLLYTNTRRPPPFY, encoded by the coding sequence ATGTTTCGTGAACCGGCTTCGGCAGATCCGGCTGACATAGCCCGGAAGAAGGCCGCCGCTCCGGCGCTGAGGATGGCGCCGAAGTCGGAATACGTTCTCGACGAGAACAACCGGGTGACCCACTACAAGATGCAGAGCCTCGGGTTCGTCCCGAAGGCGAAGAACCGCATCGGTGAACTGGTCTTCAACCTTCTGGTCACCTACATCCCGTCGCACCGGATCCGGCAGGGCTTCCTGCGGTTGTGCGGGGCCAAGATCGGTAAGCACTGCTCGATCCTGCGCGGCACCACGGTGCTCGACCCGGCGTACCTGACCATCGGTGACGGCGTGGCCATCGGTTTCCGCTGCATGCTCGACGCGCGCGCCGGCATCTACATCGGCAACCAGGTCACCATCGCCAGCGATGTGCAGATCATCGGCGGCGGCCACGACGTCAACCACCCGGACTTCCTGCCGGTGCCGATCCCGACGGTGATCTGCGACTACGTGTGGATCGCCAGCCGGGCGATGGTGCTGCCGTCCCTCGTCGGCCGCGGCGCGGTGGTGGCCGCGCAGGCGCTGGTCACCAAGGACGTCGAAGAACTCAGCATCGTGGGCGGCGTGCCGGCCAAGGTGATCGGTAAACGTGATCCAGATGTATTGCTGTACACCAACACTCGTCGACCCCCGCCGTTCTACTGA
- a CDS encoding acetyl/propionyl/methylcrotonyl-CoA carboxylase subunit alpha, translating into MPSHASSKISKVLVANRGEIAVRVIRAAKDAGLASVAVYAEPDADAPHVRLADEAFALGGQTSAESYLVFEKLLEAAQKSGANAIHPGYGFLSENAEFAQAVIDAGLIWIGPSPQSIRDLGDKVTARHIAARADAPLVPGTPDPVKDADEVVAFAKEYGVPVAIKAAFGGGGRGMKVARTLEEIPELFESATREAVAAFGRGECFVERYLDKPRHVEAQVIADTHGNVVVAGTRDCSLQRRFQKLVEEAPAPFLTDAQRKEIHESAKRICKEAGYYGAGTVEYLVGQDGLISFLEVNTRLQVEHPVTEETSGIDLVLQQFKIANGEALDITEDPEPRGHSFEFRINGEDAGRGFLPAPGPVSKFEPPTGPGVRMDSGVETGSVIGGQFDSMLAKLIVTGATRDEALARSRRALAEFNVEGLATVIPFHRAVVSDPAFIGDGTKFDVHTRWIETEWDNTVEPFTGGEPLDEEDNLPRQKVVVEVGGRRLEVSLPGDLAIGGGAGGGGAIRKKPKARKRGAGGAAAASGDSVTAPMQGTVVKVAVEEGQQVSAGDLVVVLEAMKMENPVTAHKDGTITGLSVEAGAAITQGTVIAEIKD; encoded by the coding sequence GTGCCCAGTCACGCCAGCTCGAAGATCTCAAAGGTGCTCGTCGCCAACCGCGGGGAGATCGCTGTCCGTGTGATCCGAGCCGCGAAAGACGCCGGGCTGGCCAGCGTGGCCGTCTACGCCGAGCCGGACGCCGACGCACCCCACGTGCGGCTCGCCGATGAGGCGTTCGCGCTCGGTGGTCAGACCTCGGCCGAGTCCTACCTGGTGTTCGAGAAGCTGCTCGAAGCCGCGCAGAAGTCCGGCGCCAACGCCATCCACCCCGGGTACGGGTTCCTTTCGGAGAACGCCGAGTTCGCCCAGGCCGTCATCGACGCCGGGCTGATCTGGATCGGCCCCAGCCCGCAGTCCATCCGTGACCTCGGCGACAAGGTCACCGCCCGCCATATCGCCGCGCGGGCCGACGCTCCCCTGGTCCCGGGCACCCCGGACCCGGTCAAGGACGCCGACGAGGTCGTCGCGTTCGCCAAGGAGTACGGCGTGCCGGTCGCGATCAAGGCCGCCTTCGGCGGCGGTGGCCGCGGCATGAAGGTGGCGCGCACCCTCGAGGAGATCCCCGAGCTGTTCGAGTCGGCCACTCGTGAGGCCGTCGCCGCCTTCGGTCGCGGCGAGTGCTTCGTGGAGCGTTACCTGGACAAGCCGCGCCACGTCGAGGCTCAGGTCATCGCCGACACCCACGGCAACGTGGTCGTCGCCGGTACCCGCGACTGCTCGCTGCAGCGCCGCTTCCAGAAGCTGGTGGAAGAGGCCCCGGCCCCGTTCCTCACCGACGCGCAGCGCAAGGAGATCCACGAGTCGGCCAAGCGCATCTGCAAGGAGGCCGGCTACTACGGTGCCGGCACCGTCGAGTACCTGGTCGGCCAGGACGGCCTGATCAGCTTCCTCGAGGTCAACACCCGCCTGCAGGTGGAACACCCGGTCACCGAGGAGACCTCGGGCATCGATCTGGTGCTGCAGCAGTTCAAGATCGCCAACGGTGAAGCCCTCGACATCACCGAGGATCCGGAGCCGCGCGGCCACTCGTTCGAGTTCCGGATCAACGGTGAGGACGCCGGCCGCGGCTTCCTGCCCGCCCCCGGCCCGGTCAGCAAGTTCGAGCCCCCGACCGGCCCCGGCGTGCGGATGGACTCCGGCGTGGAGACCGGTTCGGTCATCGGCGGGCAGTTCGACTCCATGCTGGCCAAGCTGATCGTCACCGGCGCGACCCGCGACGAGGCCCTGGCCCGTTCGCGCCGCGCCCTGGCCGAGTTCAACGTGGAGGGCCTGGCGACCGTCATCCCGTTCCACCGCGCCGTGGTCTCCGATCCCGCTTTCATCGGCGACGGCACCAAGTTCGACGTGCACACCCGCTGGATCGAAACCGAGTGGGACAACACGGTGGAGCCCTTCACCGGTGGCGAGCCGCTCGACGAAGAGGACAACCTGCCCCGGCAGAAGGTCGTGGTCGAGGTCGGCGGTCGTCGTCTCGAGGTCTCGCTGCCCGGTGACCTGGCCATCGGTGGCGGTGCCGGCGGCGGCGGCGCGATCCGTAAGAAGCCCAAGGCCCGCAAGCGTGGCGCCGGCGGCGCCGCGGCCGCTTCCGGCGACTCGGTGACCGCACCCATGCAGGGCACGGTCGTCAAGGTCGCGGTGGAAGAGGGCCAGCAGGTCTCCGCGGGTGATCTGGTCGTGGTCCTGGAAGCGATGAAGATGGAGAACCCGGTCACCGCCCACAAGGACGGCACCATCACCGGGCTGTCGGTGGAGGCCGGCGCGGCCATCACCCAGGGCACCGTGATCGCCGAGATCAAGGACTAG
- a CDS encoding Maf family protein, with translation MTRLVLGSASAGRLSVLRGAGVDPLVTVSDVDEDAIIARMSEDPPATVVAALAGAKAGRVAELLGEDVRADCVVVGCDSMLEIDGELAGKPGSVQAARRRWQASAGRTGMLHTGHSVLRVRDGVVVDEANRTGSTAVHFGTPSEEDLDAYLAGGEPLHVAGGFTIDGRGGWFIDRIEGDPSNVIGLSLPLLRKLLARMGISVAALWQANGVATDV, from the coding sequence GTGACGCGGCTCGTTCTCGGCTCCGCGTCGGCAGGTCGACTCAGTGTGCTCCGCGGAGCCGGGGTCGATCCCCTGGTCACGGTGTCCGACGTGGACGAGGACGCGATCATCGCGCGGATGTCCGAGGACCCTCCCGCGACGGTCGTCGCCGCGCTGGCCGGGGCCAAGGCCGGCCGCGTCGCCGAGCTTCTCGGCGAGGACGTCCGCGCCGACTGTGTGGTGGTCGGCTGCGATTCGATGCTGGAGATCGACGGCGAGCTCGCCGGCAAGCCGGGCTCGGTCCAGGCGGCACGGCGTCGATGGCAGGCCTCGGCCGGACGCACCGGGATGCTGCACACCGGGCACAGCGTGCTGCGGGTACGCGACGGTGTGGTCGTCGACGAAGCGAACCGGACCGGCAGCACCGCGGTGCACTTCGGCACGCCGTCCGAGGAGGACCTGGATGCCTATCTGGCCGGCGGTGAACCGCTCCACGTCGCAGGCGGTTTCACCATCGACGGTCGGGGCGGCTGGTTCATCGACCGGATCGAGGGCGACCCGTCCAACGTGATCGGTCTGAGCCTTCCGCTGTTACGAAAGCTGCTGGCGCGCATGGGGATCTCGGTCGCCGCGCTCTGGCAGGCCAACGGCGTCGCCACCGACGTGTAG
- a CDS encoding cysteine hydrolase family protein has translation MADTALLVVDMLNAYEHPDAEQLTASVADMVDPLADLITEGRRHEDVDVIYVNDNFGDFTGTWDDIVAKALDGARPDLVKAILPTPDCLRLTKVRHSAFFSTQLDYLLQQLQPERLVITGQVTEQCVLYTALDAYVRHYNVVVPPDAVAHIDADLGKSALTMMQRNMRADLIPAADCLP, from the coding sequence ATGGCAGACACCGCGTTACTGGTTGTGGACATGCTCAACGCCTATGAGCACCCCGATGCCGAACAGCTCACCGCCAGCGTGGCCGACATGGTGGACCCGTTGGCCGACCTGATCACCGAGGGGCGCCGGCACGAGGACGTGGACGTGATCTACGTCAATGACAACTTCGGCGATTTCACCGGCACCTGGGACGACATCGTGGCCAAGGCACTCGACGGGGCACGCCCGGACCTGGTGAAGGCCATCCTGCCGACCCCGGATTGTCTGCGGCTGACCAAGGTTCGGCACAGTGCGTTCTTCTCGACACAACTGGACTACCTGCTGCAGCAGCTGCAACCCGAACGCCTGGTGATCACCGGTCAGGTCACCGAACAGTGCGTGCTCTACACCGCCCTGGACGCCTACGTCCGGCACTACAACGTGGTGGTCCCACCGGATGCGGTCGCCCACATCGACGCCGACCTGGGCAAATCGGCGCTGACCATGATGCAACGCAACATGCGGGCCGACCTGATCCCGGCGGCGGACTGCCTACCCTAG
- a CDS encoding glycosyltransferase: MADRLRENRLVFVAPDDGQTAVGDYAQDLVDALRPHFGEIAEVRTAGPGLDTLADIRRHRTRVRKLVADGPPGRTLVHAELSTGVMPTFWAVAGLSGVPVTATIHDPPQGLWFLARPRFIARSRLLTHGIHYPLRPLSRAIEGRVHGNRTLIALTETGRRSIERTYPRTHTAYIPHLVRERPVIVPAQDRPKAVGFFGFVYRGKGFDQIAEIRAQLPDDIEIRVAGRGTEELPRAEGIEILGGVDGAAEDAFFASVRAIVVPYGKRHFYAETYPASGVVAHSMAYRTPVICTGYGSLAELTPEHGVVAVPPAADPGAGVAAGLAAEITAVLGDEARLTELGANSERTRQERSPARTAAAFVAVWEQLIERGPAGD, encoded by the coding sequence ATGGCTGATCGGTTACGCGAGAACCGGTTGGTCTTCGTCGCGCCCGACGACGGGCAGACCGCGGTGGGTGACTATGCGCAGGATCTGGTGGACGCGCTGCGCCCGCATTTCGGTGAGATCGCCGAAGTTCGCACCGCCGGCCCCGGCCTGGACACCCTCGCCGACATCCGTCGGCACCGGACCCGGGTGCGCAAACTGGTCGCCGACGGACCGCCGGGGCGCACCCTGGTGCACGCCGAACTGTCCACCGGCGTGATGCCCACCTTCTGGGCGGTGGCCGGCCTGTCCGGGGTGCCCGTGACGGCCACCATCCACGACCCGCCGCAGGGCCTGTGGTTTCTGGCCCGTCCCCGGTTCATCGCCAGGTCCCGCCTGCTCACCCACGGCATCCACTACCCGCTGCGTCCGCTGTCGCGGGCCATCGAAGGCCGGGTGCACGGGAACCGGACCCTGATCGCGCTGACCGAGACCGGGCGCCGGTCGATCGAACGGACCTACCCGCGCACCCACACCGCATACATCCCGCACCTGGTGCGCGAGCGGCCGGTCATCGTGCCGGCCCAGGACCGCCCCAAGGCGGTCGGCTTCTTCGGATTCGTCTACCGGGGCAAGGGTTTCGACCAGATCGCCGAGATCCGTGCCCAGCTGCCCGATGACATCGAGATCCGGGTCGCCGGCCGCGGCACCGAGGAGCTGCCCCGGGCCGAGGGCATCGAGATCCTCGGCGGTGTCGACGGCGCCGCCGAAGACGCGTTCTTCGCCTCCGTCCGGGCCATCGTGGTGCCCTACGGCAAGCGGCACTTCTACGCCGAGACGTATCCCGCCTCCGGCGTGGTGGCGCACTCGATGGCCTACCGCACCCCGGTGATCTGCACCGGGTACGGGTCGCTGGCCGAACTGACCCCCGAACACGGTGTGGTGGCGGTGCCTCCGGCGGCCGATCCGGGCGCCGGCGTGGCCGCCGGGCTGGCGGCCGAGATCACGGCGGTCCTGGGCGACGAGGCCCGGCTGACCGAACTGGGCGCCAACTCCGAGCGCACCCGCCAGGAGCGTTCGCCCGCACGTACCGCAGCGGCGTTCGTGGCGGTCTGGGAACAGCTGATCGAACGTGGGCCGGCCGGTGACTGA
- a CDS encoding sulfurtransferase produces MSLPADPDPALAAYAHPERLVTADWLSANLGRPGLAIVESDEDVLLYDTGHIPGAVKIDWHTDLNDPTVRDYIDGAQFAALMDRKGISRDDTVVIYGDKSNWWAAYALWVFTLFGHPDVRLLDGGRDLWVSNSRDTTLDVPTRTSTGYPVVERNDAAIRAFRDDVLAALGDQPLIDVRSPQEYTGERTHMPDYPEEGALRGGHIPTAVSIPWAKAAEDSGRFRSRAELDALYGHLSADDNTIVYCRIGERSSHTWFVLTHLLGLPNVRNYDGSWTEWGNAVRVPVAVGPEPGEAPSK; encoded by the coding sequence GTGTCGCTTCCTGCCGATCCAGACCCTGCCCTCGCCGCCTACGCGCACCCGGAACGGTTGGTGACCGCGGATTGGCTGTCGGCCAACCTCGGTCGCCCCGGACTTGCCATCGTCGAGTCCGATGAGGACGTACTGCTCTACGACACCGGTCACATCCCCGGTGCGGTGAAGATCGACTGGCACACCGACCTCAACGATCCGACCGTCCGCGACTACATCGACGGGGCCCAGTTCGCCGCGCTGATGGACCGCAAGGGCATCTCCCGTGACGACACCGTGGTGATCTACGGGGACAAGAGCAACTGGTGGGCGGCCTACGCGCTGTGGGTGTTCACCCTGTTCGGCCACCCGGATGTGCGCCTGCTCGACGGTGGCCGCGACCTGTGGGTGTCCAACAGCCGGGACACCACCCTGGACGTCCCGACCCGGACGAGCACCGGCTACCCGGTGGTGGAGCGCAACGACGCCGCCATCCGGGCGTTCCGCGACGACGTGCTGGCCGCGCTGGGCGACCAGCCGCTGATCGATGTCCGCTCGCCGCAGGAGTACACCGGCGAGCGCACCCACATGCCCGACTACCCCGAAGAGGGCGCTCTGCGCGGCGGGCACATCCCGACCGCGGTGTCGATCCCGTGGGCCAAGGCCGCCGAGGACAGCGGACGCTTCCGCAGCCGTGCCGAACTCGATGCGCTGTACGGGCACCTGAGCGCCGACGACAACACGATCGTGTACTGCCGTATCGGCGAACGCTCCAGCCACACCTGGTTCGTGCTGACCCATCTGCTCGGCCTGCCGAATGTGCGCAACTACGACGGGTCCTGGACGGAGTGGGGCAATGCCGTGCGCGTCCCGGTCGCCGTCGGGCCCGAGCCGGGCGAAGCACCGTCGAAGTGA
- a CDS encoding SufE family protein, producing MTMPEALAEVVSDFQDVTGQDKLQLLLEFANELPALPAHLEEAAMEPVPECQSPLFLDVDAADPEHVRLYFSAPAEAPTTRGFASILAAGLDGQSAADILAVPDDFYADLGLAALISPLRLRGMSAMLTRIKRRLRTQ from the coding sequence ATGACGATGCCCGAGGCCCTCGCCGAGGTCGTCAGCGACTTCCAGGACGTCACCGGCCAGGACAAGCTGCAGCTGCTGCTGGAGTTCGCCAATGAACTGCCCGCGCTGCCGGCCCACCTCGAGGAAGCGGCGATGGAGCCGGTTCCCGAGTGCCAGTCACCGCTGTTCCTCGACGTCGACGCGGCCGATCCCGAGCACGTCCGGCTGTACTTCAGTGCGCCGGCCGAGGCGCCGACCACCCGGGGTTTCGCGTCGATCCTGGCGGCCGGCCTGGACGGCCAGTCCGCGGCGGACATCCTCGCGGTGCCCGACGACTTCTACGCCGATCTCGGCCTCGCGGCGCTCATCAGCCCGCTGCGGTTGCGCGGGATGTCGGCGATGCTGACGCGGATCAAACGGCGGTTGCGCACGCAGTAG